Proteins encoded in a region of the Fusarium falciforme chromosome 6, complete sequence genome:
- a CDS encoding Xaa-Pro aminopeptidase, whose translation MAALTTPPKLVGGDDRRDAPLARERNTIHFELVPEDEFDALCVEVKKVNEGPSSRSSGNKYPAKLHARKVAAELGATDGLIYLPGEPTRLYEDSDQSPPFKQRRYFYYLSGVDFPDCSVTYEIAHDRLTLWIPYVEPRQVLWYGATPDAAEAMRRFDVDDVRYTAQLPKFLHGHLRPATTLYVLHPDQAPKLADRPRGQTQINCSKLRPAMDQARVIKTDYEVALIRRAARISAAAHRAVAERILSMRNEQDVEAVLLSACTSRGAHAQAYPIIAGAGPNASTLHYEANNQPLEGKQVIVVDAGCEWQCYASDITRTLPLTGTFTKEGAAIHAIVQRMQDECIARIRPGCIFYELHLHASDVAIQGLRKLGILRGTFDEIQKAGTVAAFFPHGLGHHVGLEVHDVTGAERLLMRDNFHIEGGKREMVTATALVALQRMVAAPPPYKGRQALQPNMIVTVEPGIYFCRPFIEGYFLNNSAHAKFIDRNVLEAYYPVGGVRIEDDILVTADGHENLSAGAPKGDELLDVINGSFEKI comes from the exons TGGCAGCTCTCACAACGCCGCCCAAGCTGGTCGGCGGGGATGACCGGCGAGACGCACCGCTAGCACGTGAAAGAAACACCATCCACTTCGAGCTTGTGCCTGAGGATGAGTTTGACGCGCT ATGcgtcgaggtcaagaaggttaACGAAGGCCCGAGCAGTCGGAGTAGCGGTAACAAGTATCCCG CAAAACTCCATGCCCGCAAGGTCGCCGCTGAGCTCGGTGCCACTGATGGCCTCATCTATCTTCCCGGTGAACCCACTCGGCTCTACGAAGACTCGGATCAGTCGCCTCCTTTCAAACAACGCAGATA CTTCTATTATCTGAGCGGTGTCGACTTTCCCGACTGCTCCGTCACTTACGAGATAGCACATGATCGCCTCACTCTCTGGATCCCCTACGTTGAGCCGCGACAGGTGCTATGGTACGGTGCCACTCCCGACGCCGCAGAGGCGATGCGTCGCTTCGATGTGGATGATGTTCGATACACGGCTCAGCTGCCCAAGTTTCTCCATGGCCACCTCCGACCGGCCACGACTCTCTACGTCCTCCACCCGGACCAGGCTCCTAAGCTGGCTGACCGTCCTCGTGGCCAGACGCAGATTAACTGCTCCAAGCTGCGACCTGCCATGGACCAAGCTCGAGTGATCAAGACAGACTATGAGGTTGCGCTTATTCGCCGTGCTGCGCGCATCTCGGCGGCTGCTCATCGTGCTGTGGCCGAACGCATCCTCAGCATGCGGAACGAGCAGGATGTCGAAGCTGTTCTCCTCTCAGCCTGCACCTCTCGTGGTGCTCATGCCCAGGCATACCCCATCATTGCCGGGGCCGGTCCCAACGCCTCTACTTTGCATTACGAGGCCAACAACCAGCCTCTAGAAGGCAAGCAGGTCATTGTTGTCGATGCTGGTTGCGAGTGGCAATGCTACGCCAGCGATATCACTCGGACACTTCCTCTCACTGGCACCTTCACCAAAGAGGGCGCTGCTATCCATGCTATCGTCCAGCGTATGCAAGATGAGTGTATAGCGCGGATCCGCCCTGGCTGCATCTTCTATGAGCTCCATCTGCACGCCAGCGACGTGGCCATCCAGGGGCTACGCAAGTTGGGTATCCTGCGAGGCACCTTTGATGAGATTCAAAAGGCTGGTACCGTCGCTGCTTTCTTCCCTCACGGCCTGGGTCATCACGTTGGCTTGGAGGTTCACGACGTGACGGGCGCTGAACGTCTCTTGATGAGAGACAACTTCCACATTGAGGGTGGAAAGCGTGAGATGGTTACGGCTACAGCCCTGGTCGCTCTACAGCGAATGGTAGCTGCGCCGCCACCTTATAAGGGACGACAGGCTCTTCAACCCAACATGATTGTCACGGTTGAGCCTGGAAT CTACTTCTGCCGACCTTTCATTGAGGGATACTTCCTCAACAACTCGGCACACGCCAAGTTTATCGATCGTAATGTCCTCGAGGCCTACTATCCCGTTGGAGGCGTTCGTATTGAGGACGATATTCTCGTTACAGCTGACGGACATGAGAACCTCTCTGCAGGTGCGCCCAAGGGTGATGAGCTGCTGGATGTGATAAACGGCAGCTTTGAGAAGATTTGA